The following is a genomic window from Acidobacteriota bacterium.
CCGTTCGGACGGGGCCTTGGCGTGGCGGGTTCGATGTACATCTCGGGTACCAACTACCCGGTGTATCCCAACGACATGCCGCAGGCGGGCATTCAGCTCAAGCTCGATCGGTCGGGCATCGTCACGGTCTTCACCGGCAGCAATGACATCGGCCAGGGTTCCAGCAGTGTCGTCCAGTATCTGGTCGCCGAGGAACTCGGCATCGCGCTCGACCAGATTCGAGTGGTCGCGGCGGATACGGATCTGTGCCCCGTCGATCTGGGCGCGTACTCGAGCCGCGTCACCTTCATGGTGGGCAACGCCACCATTGATGCCTGCCGAAAGGTGCGATCGCAGATTGTCGAGGCAGTCGCGGCGGCGTGGAAGGTGCCCGCGACGCGCGTCGTGCTGGCGGGTGGCTGCGCCCGCGACACCGACGACGCCTCGCGCGTTATTCCGATGGCCGAGGCATTCGCGCTCGCCGAGACGATGTTCGACACCCTTGGCGCCACCGGCTCCTACAACACGCCGACGCTCGGCGGATCGTACCGGGGCGGGTCCATTGGCGCTGCGCCGGCCTATTCGTTCACGGCGCATGTCGTCGAGGTATCGGTTGATCCAGAGACTGGCCGCATCACGTGCGAGAAGGCCTGGATCGCCCACGACTGCGGCCGCGCGTTGAATCCGATGCTGGTCGCCGGGCAGATGGAAGGCTCGGCCTACATGGGCATTGCCGAGGCGCTGCTGGAAGAGCACGACGTGAACCGCTTCGGGATCCACCGCGGGCCGTCGCTGCTCGACTATCGCATCCCGACCTCGCTTGACACGCCCGAGTTGTACGCGCTGATTGTCGAAAGCCTCGATCCCGAGGGCCCCTACGGCGCGAAGGAAGCCGGCGAGGGACCGCTCCATCCTTCCGTGCCCGCCCTCTCGAATGCGGTCTTCGACGCGGTCGGCGTCCGCCTGACGCATTTGCCGTTCACGCCTGGAAAGGTGCTGGCGGCGCTGCGCGCCTCGGGCCGGCCAGGGGCGGGCGATGTTCGGGCGCCAACTGCGCAGAACGGGCGACGCTGATGCTGCGCCTGCCACGATTCCAGTTGCGGCGTCCGTCCACACTCGACGACGCGCTGGCTTGTCTTGCCGAGGCCGGACCACGCGGCAAACTCATCGCGGGCGGCACCGATCTGATACCCAACATGAAGCACGGGTTGATTACGCCGGCGACGGTGATTGCGCTTTCTGGCATCCCCGAACTCTCGGGCATTCGACGCGATCCTGACGGCGGCCTCGTAATCGGCGCGATGACGACAATCGCCGAGGTGGCGGCAAACAAAGATGTGCAGGCGAGCGCGCCGTCGCTGGCTCAGGCCGCCAGCCTCGTGGCGAGCCCGCAGATCCGGCGCATGGGCACGATCGGCGGGAACATCCTGCTGGATACGCGCTGCCAGTGGTACAACCAGTCATCCTTCTGGCGATCGGCGGTCGGCTTCTGTCTGAAGCAGGGCGGCACCGCATGCCATGTTGTGGCGGGCGGTTCTCGCTGTGTGGCAGCGGCGTCAAACGACACGGCGCCTGCTCTGATGACTCTCGGCGCCTCGCTGGAGGTCGCTGGCCAGGCCGGCGGCCGCCGACGGGTGTCGATCGAGCGCTTCTGGACGGTAGACGGGGCGCGCAACCACTGTCTGGGAGACGACGAGATTCTCGTGTCCGTGCGAATCCCGAAGACACCTGCCGGACACCGCGGCGCATACGGTAAACTCCGCGACCGGGGCGCCATCGACTATCCTCTACTGGGCGTCGCCGTTCGCCTGGATCTGGATGGTGACGGCCTGGTCGAGCGATCTGACGTGGTGGTGACGGCGCTTGCGGCGGCCCCCAAGCGCGTCACATCGGCGGACGCGTCGCTTCGAGGGGTCTGGGCAGGCACGGCGGCATTCGCTGATCAGGTGGACACTGTCGCCGACGCCGCGTTTGGCCAGTGCCATCCGATCGAGAACATCCCGGGCGACGCCGGCTGGCGGCGTGAGATGATTCGAGTCTACGTGCGGCGCACGTTGGAGGCAGCCGCGGCTGGCGGCGGCCCCGTGCATCATCTGTAGGAATGCGCACCGGCCCCCGCCGGGTCTGGACGCTGGTTGATTCCGGAGACTGCCATGAGCGACGTGCCCCCCTCATCCGACCTGATCTACGACTGGAACACGGCCGGCAACGGCTATCCGCATCGGGCGTCCCCGGTTGAGTTCGATGACGAGACGCTGCGCGACGGCCTGCAGTCGCCTTCGATTCGCGATCCCGCGATCGAGAAGAAGCTCGAGCTGCTGCACGTGATGGACGAGCTGGGGATCCGTTCGGCGGATCTCGGTCTTCCCGGCGCCGGACCGCGCGCCCGGGCGGACATCATCGCGCTCTGCGAGGAAATCCAGTCGGCGAAACTGAGCGTCGCACCGAACTGCGCCGTGCGGACGGTGATGGCCGATGTGCAGGCGCTGGTGAGCATCAGTGACAAGGTGGGGATGCCCATCGAGGCGTGCACGTTCATCGGCAGCTCCCCCATCCGCCAGTACGCCGAAGAGTGGTCGCTCGAGTACATGCTCAGGCTCACCGAGGAGACCGTGTCGTTCGCGGTCGCGCACGGCCTGCCCGTGATGTATGTCACCGAAGACACCTGTCGCGCCACGCCCGACACGATCCGCCGCCTCTTCAAGACGGCGATTTCCGCGGGTGCCACGCGCGTCTGTGTCTGCGATACGGTGGGCCACATCTCGCCGCGCGGCGTCCGCAACCTGATTCCGTACGTCCGGCAGCTCATCAAGGAGACGGGCGCCGACATCAAGATCGACTGGCACGGCCACAACGACCGCGGCCTGAGCGTCATCAACACCATCACGGCGATGACTTCGGGGGTGGACCGCGTGCATGCCACCGCGCTCGGCCTCGGCGAACGGATTGGCAACTGCTCGATGGACCAGCTGCTCGTCAATCTCAAGCTGATGGGCTACATCAACACGGATCTGCTGCCGCTTCACCGCTACGTGTCCGTGGCCAGTGAGGCGACCGGCGTCCCCATCCCGGCCAACTATCCCGTCTTCGGCGACGACGCCTTCCGGACGGCGACCGGCGTCCACGCCGCGGCCATCATCAAGGCGAAGAAGAAGGGCGACGCCTGGCTGGCAGATCGGATCTACTCCGGCGTGCCGGCGGGCATGATCGGCTTGAAGCAGCGCATCGACGTGGGCTTCATGTCGGGGGTGTCCAACGTCGTGCACTGGCTGATCGAACACGGGTTCGACGCGGAGGAACGGCTGGTCGAAGCCATCTTCCGCGCGGCCAAGGAACGCGATCGCATCATGACCGACGACGAGTTGATGCAGGTCGTGAAGTTCATGACGGAAGAGCCGCACAATGACTTCCACGTCACCACGGTCGAGGAGTGGAAGCACACGATGGAGGAATAGTGTCCGCCGGGTCTGATGGAGCCAGGGGCCCCCGACACGGGAACGTTATCCGATCAGTTGACCGCCGTCCACCCGCAGCACCTGTCCGGTGACATGGCGGCTCATGTCCGAACACAGAAACAGCACCATTCGCGCCACATCATCGGGCACGCCGAGCCGGCCGAGAGCCGTCTCGTCGATGGCCCGCTGGCGCCATTCGGGCGCGATGCCCTCGATGAGCGGCGTTTCAATCCAGCCCGGCGCCACCGCATTCACACGTATGCCGAAGCGTCCGACCTCTCGCGCGACGGTCCGGGCCAGCGCATTCAGACCGGCTTTGCTGGCCGAGTAGTTGGCCAGCCCGAGCTTGCCCCGCTCGCCGTTGATCGACGAGACGAGCGCGATGGCCCCGCCACCGGCCTTCCGCATCAAGGGCACGGCGCCGCGCACCAGGTAGAACGCTGAATCGAGGTTGGTTTCCACCACCGACGACCACGCCTCGTCGGACATCTTCCACACCACCGAGTCGCGGGCGATCCCGACCGAGTGCACGAGAATGTCGAGGCGCCCATCGGTCGCCTCAATCGACGCGAACAATTCGCGGACGGCGTCGGGCCGCGTCACATCGCACGCGATCGATCGCGTGCCGGACGGGCCGTCGTGGCCGGCTCGGTCGACCGACAGCACAGTGGCTCCCGCCTCGACCAGCATTGCGGCGATCGCCGACCCGATGGCGCCGCCACCGCCGGCGACGATGGCCACCTTCCCCGCGAGCGACAGCAACCCGGCCTGTGTCTGACTCATGCTGCCCTCATTGATCCTGCCACGTCGCGGCGCGCTTCTCGACGAACGCCCGAAGCCCCTCGACCGCGTCATGTGTCGCCATCAGTTCCTTGAGATAGATCCGTTCGACCTCGGGTAGCTCCGCAGCCAATCGCGCCCGCAGGCCCACTCGAACGGCCTTCGCGGCCAGCCGCAGGCTCGACGCCGACCGGGGCAGCAGATGCGCCTGGGCGTACTCGTGCGCGGCCTCGGCGGGATCGGTTTCGGCGATCTGGTCCACCAACCCGATCCGATACGCTTCCTCCGCCGTGATAGAGCGGCCGCTCAGGCAGAGGTCTTCTGCCGCCCCGCGTCCGACGCGTTCGGCGAGCAGCACGGACGCCGCGGGCGCGAACACCCCCAGCACGATTTCGGGCTGACCGAACTTCGCGTCCTTCGACGCGAACACGCGATGGCACAGCGTCACCAGTTCCATCGCCCCGCCCAGGCACTGGCCTCGCACAGCCGCCAGGACGATGACCGACGCGTCCACCAGGCCGAGCAGCAGGCCGTGGAACTGCGTGAGCATGGCGCCGACACTGTCCGGCAGATGCTCGGCGACGCTCGCGCCGAACGAGAAATGTGCCCCCTGCCCTTCGAGGCACAACGCCTTGACATGAGCATCGGCGGCCGCATCAGCGAGCACGGAGGAAAGCGCCGCCATCACCCGCGCGTCAAGAATGTTGCCTTTCGAACCGCCCAGCACAATGCGCCAGTACGCGCCGTTGTCGAGCTTCTCAACCAGGACAGGATCGCTCACAGACGAATCCTCCACGTCAACGACTTCCGCCCTTGGCGCGAGCGAGAATCTCCTCAGTCAGTTCGTCGCCCCAGACCGCACCGTCGGCGAGCCGGCGCCGCAGCAGCAGGAAGTCGGCCTCACGACACTCCTTCGAGCCTTCGTGGAAGGCCCGGAAGCCGGCGCGGCCCTCGGTCATCATGTTGAGGGCGAGCCATGCGCGGTTCGATTCCTTGTTGCGATTCCAGTGATCGAGCTTGTGCTTGCGCACGCTTTCGATCGTCTTGGTCAGACACCCTGGCATCGTGTGGGCCAGCTTGAGGACCAGCGCGTCAACCTCCGCGTCCAGGGCCGACAACGTCATCTTGCCCTGCTGAACCAGCTGCTTGCCCGCATCGCGTTCGGCCCCCGTCTTGAATTCGCCGAACACGACCCTGCCGTCCTCCACCCACCTATCGGTGATGGCCAGCGGATTGGGTACCAGCCGGCCCCCGACCTCGAGCGCCGGCACGACCTTGAGCAGCAGGCCGAGCCGCTGTGCCTTGTGCGCGCTCCAGTGCTCGCAGAGGGTGCAACTTTCCATCGCGGCTTCGATGCCGATAAACAGCGGCAGAAAGTCCGTGCTGCCGCCGTCTGGCGCCGAACCATGCCTCGGGCCCGCCTGACCGAACAGGGCCATGTCCTGAGCCAGCGAGAAGTCGCAGGCCATGCCGATCTCCTGACCGCCTCCGACGCGCATCCCATTGACGCGGCAGATGACCGGCTTGTCGCAGTGAAGGATGGCCGTCACCATGTCGTTGAACAGCCGCATGTACTGCCGGTATTCCTCGGGCCGGCCGGCGTAGTACTCCGCGTACTCCGCGGTGTTGCCGCCCGTGCAGAACGCTCTCGTGCCGCTCCCGGTGAACACGACGGCGACCGCGGCCCGATCGTTCGACGCGCGCCTCATCCCGAGAATCACGCCCTTCACCATGTCGGTCGTGTACGAGTTCAGTTGTGCGGGGTTGTCGAGCGTGATCCAGACGGTGTGCAAACCGGGCACCTCAGTGCCTCTGGCGTCACGCAGGGCCTTCTGCTCGTAGCGCGCGCCAGGCAGGCTGGCCGCCTCCACCAGATCGTGGTTCTTGAATTCCATCTGATCAGCTCCCCGGCACCAGGATGATTCGGCGCTGCATACCGCCCGCGTGCACCTCCGAAAATACATCATTGATCGAAGCCATCGGCCGGCGCTCCACAAACGGTTCCAGCAGAACCCGGCCCGACAGCACCAGATCGATCACCGCAGGATACAACTCCGGCACGCATCCCCAGTTTCCCTGAGCGACGGCGTCAAACGCCATCAGATTCGAGAGCCGCACCTCGATGGCCTTCGACGTATACCCCACCACCGAGAGCCGCGCCCCGTGGCACAGGAGACCGAATGCGGCAAGCTGGCCGGCGGGCGTCCCGGAGGTCTCGAAGATCTTCGTGCGCCACGTGGGAATGCCGTGCGCGTCGGCGCAGGCCTTGACCTGCTTGCGAAGCGCCTTCTGGTCCATCGACTTGGGATTGAGCGTCAGGCTCGCTCCGTGCTGCGCCATGCGTTCGAGGCGCTGGTCGTCGACGTCGATGGCGACCACCGTCGCGCCCAATGCCCGCGCGATCTGCACCCCGAATCCGCCGATGCCACCGACTCCCACGAACACGGCCAGGTCGCCGCTCGCCAGTTCGCTTCGAACGGCCGCCTGGTACGGCGTCGAGACCGCATCCGCCACCACCGACAGCGCGACCAGATCGACGCCAGCAGGGTTCTTCGTCCGGTCATCGAGCGCTGGCACCGGACAGAGCCCGTGCGCAGGAACGCGCACCGCCGATGCGAATCCGCCGTGAACGTCGCTGCCGGGAAACACCTGCTTCGGGCAGATCGCTCCGCGGCCCGCCAGGCACGCGGGACACGTCCCGCACGGAATCACGGCCGGCACCACCACGGCTTTCCCGAGCCAGGCTTCAGCCGCCGGGCCCGCCTCAACCACACGGCCGCTGATTTCGTGGCCGAGCGTCAGGGGAAACGGCTGCCTCGTCGGGATCCCGTCATAGAAGAAACCCAAGTCGGTGTGGCACACGCCGCACCCAGCCACTTCGACGATGACCTCGCCGGCGCCGGGTGTCTCCTCGCGCGTGGTCAGCACCATCGGCGATCCGCCCTGTTGCACAACCCACGATGTCAGCTTCATGACTTGTCCTTTGACAATATCCGTCCGGTTGCCGGAACAGCGTCCGGGAACTATCGGTTCATCGTCCCTCATTCCCGTGGTCGAGGGGAAGTCCCGACGCCCACCCGCCGCGCCGGCACCGGCTTCCCACCGCCAGCCGCCCGGAGGTACCCAGCCACCGAGCCCCGAGCGTCCCGAACAAACGTGTACTGGACAGTGGCGTCCTTCGTGAAGAACTCCACGGGCGACGCTGGATAGATATCGACCCCGGATTGCGCTGTTGGCGTCACCGTGAGGTGGTCGCCTGAGCGCTCGACGCGCACGAGCACGCCGTTAAGTGATTCGTATTCGCCGGCCAACGCATCCAGTTGGCCCACGTCAAGTGCGATGATCGGCGGGGGCTGCCGATTGGCGGGCGTGACGCGTTCGGCTGCGTCGTTCAGCTTCCAGTCCGAAATCCGCACACGCGCAGCCCGGCCGTCCGCGTCGAGGTCGAACACGAACGTCCACGTCAGCAGTCTCGTCCGGAAGGTCAGCGGCGCGACCGGCACCAAACGGAGTTTCTCGAATCCCGGAATCTGCGCCTGCAATCCGTCTCCGTCTCGCGTCACCGCGAATGTACCGACGTCGCTGCCTCGAAACGTTCCGATCAGCCTGTCGAGAACGCCGGCTTCCTCAGGCACGGCGACCGGGTCTGGAATCGGCCGGCCTGCGGCCAGCGCCGCCACGCGGTGCGCCGTCGCCTGCAGGGGCACGGCCGTCGACGCCCGGTTTGACAGGATGGCGACAAACACGCGGTCGTCCGGCATGCGAACGATGTACGAGACGAAACCGGTTGTTCCGCCCGCGTGCTCCTGCACCCGACGACCGTCATCGTCGCCGATGTCCCACCCGTACCCGTACCTGGTCGAATTACCGTCATTCAGGCGAAACGGCGTGAACATCCTGGCTCTCGACGCTGCGCTAAGGATTCGATCCCCGTAGAGCGCCTCGTCCCATCGCGCGAGATCGTCGATCGTTGAAAGCAGTCCTCCTGCCCCGCTCGGATGGAAGATGCGGCTTCGCGATGGCAGCACGTTGAACACCGCGTCCGTCTGCGCGTCATACCCGGTGGCGCGAAGCGGGATGATCTGTCGCCGGTCGGCGTAGTACGTATGCGTCATTCCCAGCGGCTCGAAGATCCGCTGCCGCAAGTAGTCTGCGTAACTCTGCCCTGACACCTGCTCGATGATGGCGCCCAGCAGGTTGTAGCCCCAGTTCGAATACGCCCATCGCTCGCCTGGTGCCGCGTCCTGGGGCAGGTCTTTCACCCAGTCGCCCAGGACGTCAATCAGTTTGCCCTCCTGCACAGTGACGGCTCGCAAGTCCGATGTTTCGCTGAGCGCATTGAGGCCAGACGTGTGAGTGAGGAGGTGTTCGATGGTGATATTGATGCCGTGCGTCGGGTAGTGCGGCAGGAATCGCGAGATGTCATCTCCGAGCGACAGCCGCCCCTCCTCGGCGAGCTTGAGTATGGCGGCCGCCGTGAACTGCTTCGACAGTGACGCCAGCGCCAGCACCGACTCGGGCCGCATCGGGACCTGGAGTTCGACATTCGCGAGGCCGTACGCCTTGCGCAGCACAACGCGGCCGTCCTTCATCACGATCGCCGTCGCGCCGGGCTTGTCCGGCGTGTAGATGCCGGCCAGCAGTGCGTCGATCTCGGCCGCAGCAGATACGGGCGACCCACTCCTCTGCCCCCGCACGCCAGGGCTCAGCGTCGCTGCACATCCCGTGATGACCACCGCAGAGCCCACCAAGGCGACGCACGCGCACACGACGCGACGCTGTCCCCCTGTGGCGCGATCACGTCTCGAACGATGTCGCTCGCTCACCATCGGACCTCCGTGCGTTTCCGCTCAGCTGCACCGAGACAGGTCGCGCTGCGACAGTGTACACGCTCTGCGCGCCGCCCCCGGCGGCACCGGCGGAGTCGAACCTGTTCACGCCGCATCATGCACGGCCGACCGACGCCCAAACTGCGGAGGTCCGGGCGACCACTGGCTTCGACGGGGTCAGGCTGGACCGCGCAAGGCACACCGGTTCCGTTGGTCTAGAATGTCGGGCCGTTGTAGAACTCGCCGAACAGTTCTGCGTCCGTGGGCTTGTCCTCCGGCAGCGGGCGGCTCACCCACGTCACGTTCATGTAGTGCTTGAGTGAGATGTTCTCGTTCGTGATGTTTCCGCCCCAGGTGCCGCAGCCCATGCTGGATGTCATGGGCATGCCGTTGGTGAACGTGCCGGCGTTGGATCGTGACTGCACCTGACGCACCATGATTCGGCTGACCGGCGCCATCAGGGCCAGCCGGTGAATGTGGTCTTCGTCGAACGAGTAGATGCCGCAGGAGTGGCCCTTCCCGCCGACATCGAGCAGTTGCCTGACCAGGTCGAGGGCTTGGTCAAAGCCTTTGTACTTGAAGATCGCAAGCACCGTGCCCAGCTTCTCGGTTGAGAACAGGTGCTCGCGGCCGATCTTGTCCTGCTCGACAATCAGGAACGTCCTGTCGGACGGTAGAACGAATCCGGCGCGATCGGCCACCACGGAGGCGGCGCGAGCGATGGTCTGGGGCGTGCGATGTCCCTCTGAATCCCAGTACGTCGCCTGCAGGAGCTGTCTTTCCCGCTCGTTGACGAGGTAGCCGCCTTCCCGCTGAAGCTGGCCGAGAAACGCGTCGTAGATTGTCGCCTCCACCACCAGGTTCCCGTCCGAGGAACAGCCCGATCCGTAATCGTTGGTCTTGCTGATCCTCGTATTCCTCGCGGCCTCCTCGATGTTGGCCGTCTCGTCAATGACCATCATGGCGTTGCCGGGGCCGACGCCGTACGCGGGCTTGCCGGAACTGTAGGCAGCCTTCACCATCGCTGGCCCGCCCGTGGCGTTGGTCAGGTCGCACGAGGACATCAGTTCATTCGCCAGCGGGATGCTCGGCTTCTCGACGCACTGCAGGATGTCTGGCGAAGCGCCCGCGGCTGCAAGGGCCGCGCGCATGATCCGGACGACTTCGTTCGTCGTCTTTCTGCTGGCCGGATGCGGAGAGAAGATCACGGCGTCCTTGCACTTGATGGCGTAAATGGCGACGCCGATGGGAGTGATGTACGCGCTTGTGACGGGAATCAGAGACACGATCACGCCGGCTGGTTTCGCGTACTTGACGATGGCCTTGTCCGGGATCTCCTCGATCACCCCCATGCTCTTCTGGCGCAGCGCGTCCCTCAGAATCCCCAGCGCCTTGGACCTCCGCCCCGGTTCGCGACTCCCCATGCCCGATTCGTCGACGTTCATATTGGCGAGGTGCACGGCTGTCGTTTCGTTGGCCGAAGCCCAGGTAATCGCTCTGCACAGCCGGTCGACGGTGGCCTGGTCGTAGGCTTCGATAGCCTGCATCGCCGCCCGCGCCTTGCTAACCAGCGCCTCGGCAAGCTGTTTCTCTTCGACGGTAATCGCTCGCGTGGCCATATGATCTCCGCAACCTCTCGAAGACAAAACCCGAACGCCAATTCGTGGAGCGGGGCGCGGCCCCTTCCTCAGTCTAGCGGAATTCGCAGACGCCTCGGCTTCTCGCGTATGTGCGCAATGACGGTTTGTCATGTTTCCATAGAACGTGCTGGGCATGGCCGGGACGTTGAGGACTCCTGGCATTGTTACGGTACTGGTACCGTTTCCCGGTTGCCGGATTGGGGGCGGGGTGCTAGCGTCGGCATGGCGTGTTGTCCATACGGACCGACGTCGGGGGTTGTGGCCCGGCGGAGGCGTGTGGAAACCCACCGCCTGGAGTTGTTGTCGCGAACGCCGCCATGGTGGAAGACCGTCACTCGTTCTGATGCGTCTCGACCGTCGCTGGCTTTCGACACTGCTCCTGGTCTCGAGGACTGTGTTCGTCCAATCTGAAGAGGTAGGCATCATGAACTCACTTCAGCGACAGGCCCCAGCCACTCGGCTGGTGTTGGTGTTCGCCGTGTGCTCCCTGCTCGGCGCCAGCGGCCTCCTCTCTCAGGCTCAGCCTCCCCAACGACCGCCCCAGGGGCCACCGGGAGCGGGGCCCCAGCGGGGAGGGCCGCGGCAGCAGCAGGGTCCGGCGAGGAAGCAGGTTCTTCTCTGGGGTGAGCTGACTGGGGGCGGCGCGTACCATGAAGGGGTGAACAACGCCATGGCCGTTCTGTACAGGCTCGGGCGCGAGACCGGTCTCTACGACGCGTACATTCGCACGGATCCGCAATTCGTTACCAAGCAGAAGCTGGTGGTCAATGCCGACGGCCGCGACTGGCCGGTCAGCAAGAACCTCGATTCGTTCGACGCCGTCTTCTTTTACGGTCAGAGAGAGATTCCGCTCACACAGCAACAGATGACCGATCTGATCTCGTTCGTCAAGGATGACGGAAAGGGCTTCGTCGCGGCACACACGGCATTCAACGCGTTCGCGCGGTTCCCGGAATTCGGCGACATGCTCGGAGCACGATACGACGGCCATCCGTGGGGACAAGCCGAGGCGACGGTCACCGTGCTCGACTCTGGGTTTCCGGGGATGAAGGAATTCCCGCTGGCATTTACGTTCCGGGACGAATTTATCCAGGTCAAGGACTTCTCCTGGGAGAGCTCACGCGTACTGATGACGCTCGACACCAGCAAGCTCGACATGACCAATCCAAATGTCCACCGGGCGGCGAACGACTTCCCCCAGGCTTGGGCACGGACCTACGGAAAGGGCCGCGTGTTCGTCAGCGGATTCGGGCACAGCAGCGCCACCTGGGACAGACTGGATATTCAGCGGATGTGGCTCGAGGCGATCAAGTGGGCGACGGGGCAGACTCAAGCTGACGCGACGCCGCGGCCGAAGCCGGCTGCCAAGGCCGGTCAGTGAGGAAGATCGGGTGACGACGGCCCCCGCCGTTCGAGAGGATCTCGCCTAGGAGTCGCGGCTGACCACTGGAACCCGCGGGTCTGGCGTCGGCCGAGCCTTGCTCAGATGCGCGTACCTGGGATCTGTGCTGGCCGCCATCGAC
Proteins encoded in this region:
- a CDS encoding ThuA domain-containing protein, whose protein sequence is MNSLQRQAPATRLVLVFAVCSLLGASGLLSQAQPPQRPPQGPPGAGPQRGGPRQQQGPARKQVLLWGELTGGGAYHEGVNNAMAVLYRLGRETGLYDAYIRTDPQFVTKQKLVVNADGRDWPVSKNLDSFDAVFFYGQREIPLTQQQMTDLISFVKDDGKGFVAAHTAFNAFARFPEFGDMLGARYDGHPWGQAEATVTVLDSGFPGMKEFPLAFTFRDEFIQVKDFSWESSRVLMTLDTSKLDMTNPNVHRAANDFPQAWARTYGKGRVFVSGFGHSSATWDRLDIQRMWLEAIKWATGQTQADATPRPKPAAKAGQ